Genomic DNA from Nostoc sp. ATCC 53789:
GTAACGGCTAGCTAAATAAGGGGTAAATAATAAAGTGCTGTCAATCTCCTGGGGATACTCTAAAGCTAACCAAGCAGCTAAAGTTCCACCTGTTGACAATCCACCAATTACAACTTGTTGGCCTAGTGTTTTTGCAATCTGCAACCATTTGAGAAGAAATTGTTGATATATCTGAATATCTGTTGGGAGTGGTGGGGGATTTTTACGGCTCCAGTTTCCTGAGCGTCCATGACCAGGCTGTAAAGGAATTAGAACGTTATGTCCCTTTTTAAAAAAGGCTTGACCGAGCGGCTCAAACTGGTAGGGGCCTGCTGTAAAACCATGCAAAAACAAAAAAACTTTTGACGTGAAGTAAGGATGAATTAAAAATTTGGAGCGACAAGCTTCATTTTTTAGACCTACTGTGGACTCTAATTGGTGAACTTGCTTCAGGATTTCTGCTGTATTTGTTGGGATGGCAACTTTCATCTATTATTTATTATTTTTGTATGCAACATACCTGACTTTATTAATTAAGTAGTTATTTTGGATCTAGCAGAGGATATATTTTTGAGTTAGCCTGTCAAAAGTGAAAAAGTTTTTTCAAGTTGGATAAGCATCCAATCCATTTTCTTTGACACCAAGCAGCCCCGTTAAAGTAGCGACACCGGACAGCCCGTCGTAGACATCGCTCTTAGGCAGGTTGTAATCCATCGCCTAAGAGGAATCAATTCTCACGAGTGATTGCCGAAAACCCTACTGATGCAGGCTATTGGAGTGATGAATGGTATATTATTTATTCAAGTTAATCAGGAGAATATACCTCGATTAAGAACAGGAAACTTAAAATGAGAATTTTTGTTCCAGGCCGTCTTTGTTTGTTCGGAGAACACACTGACTGGGCAGGAGAATATCGCAGTGTTAATCCTCTTATCGAAAAGGGCTACACCTTAATTGTTGGTACTAATCAAGGAATTTATGCCAATGTCTTACCAAATTCTACTGAATTAATTATTCGTGCTTCTCTCAATGATGGCAGGAGTTATGAACCACTCAGATTAGCTATGGAATCTAATACTCTCAAGTCCGTAGCCAAAGAGGGCGGTTTTTTTAGTTATGCTGCTGGTACAGCTTATCAACTTCTGACTCATTATGGTGTTGGCGGACTTGAGGTTGATAATTATCTAACCGACTTACCCATCCAAAAAGGATTATCTTCGAGTGCTGCCTTTTGCGTTCTCATTGCTCGGTCTTTTAATCGTCTGTATGACTTGAAGATGACAATTCGTTCAGAAATGGAGTTTGCCTACAAAGGAGAAAGAACCACTCCTAGCCTTTGTGGTCGTATGGATCAGGCTTGTGCTTATGGAAATCGCCCAATATTGATGATATTTGATGGTCAAAAAATCGACCTACTTGAATTGAAAGTGAGTCATGATTTGTTTTTTGTGATTGTCGATCTTGGCGGGAGCAAAAACACACAAGAAATACTAAGACGATTGAATCAGTGTTATCCTTTGGCTACTAATTCAATAGAGCAAAATGTCCAAAAATATTTTGGTTCTATTAGCTCTGAAATTACCCAGGCAGCAGTTGAAGCAATACAACTCGGAGATGCCCAACTTCTTGGAGCTTTAATGACAAAAGCCCAAGCGGAATTTGACCGATACGTAGTTCCAGCTTGTCCCGAGCAATTAACTGCAAAAAAGCTACATCTGCTTCTCCATCACGAGCCACTTAAGCCTTATATCTTTGGAGGAAAAGGCGTAGGTTCTCAAGGGGATGGGACTGCACAACTGATAGTTAAAAATCAAGAGAGTCAAAGAAAAGCTATCGAAATTATTAAGCATGATTTTCCTCAAATGCAAGCGTTACAGTTGACTATTTCAAGGCTACCAACTCCGATGATTGACTTAGCTGAGGACAAAAACCAGTATGGGGATGTTTATTAACAAATGCGTTTAATACTTTATTCGCGCTCAAAGACAAAAATAATTGAAATCGGTTTGTTCGTTTTGGGATCGCATGGCTCATATAAATTTAACAATCGGTAATTTAAAGCATGGAACTCGTTGATCCATGATTCGAGCGTTCTGAAATACCAAGGAGTAGGGTGAAATGGCTTATCTGAAACTGTTTGCCATGAAGTTTCGCGCCATGCATTGGAGTATGTAGAGTCACCGCAAGCAATTATCGGATGAAGGGTTTGAATGATTATTTTGCCTTTGGACTCTAACAGGCTATGGCCTGCCTTGGCGATCTCATCAAGAGCGCATTCGCCTATAATTGAAAAGTTGCAGATAAAGCAAGAGAAATAGCTAATTGTGCTAAATCTTTGTGATGCAAGATCCGAGTAGGAACAGACAACAAAGCGAGAATCACCACTATCCCTTGCTGCGTCAATGAGAGCGGCACAAAAATCAACACCCCATCCATCAATTCCTAAAGAAAAAAGCTGTCGAGACAACCATCCCTCACCGCATCCAATGTCTAAGAATGTTCGTGGATTAAGTTGGCTTACTGCTTTGAGTATAGCGGCATCAGTGGCGATCGCACGAGAATAGATTTGCTGCTGACGAATTGCTTGTGCCCATAACGAAGCATTCATCTGCCATGAATCAAGGATTCGTTTTTCATTCTTGTCCATACAACGCGGCTCAAATAGTACGAACAATCTTCTCCTTTAAAAAGATAAGCGATAATGTAGCCAGATGTAGGAAGATTTTCACTATTTTCAGGAATCGCAGTTCTGCCCAAGAGCGACCACAGTTGTAACTGATGGCAACAGAGGGCTACCAATTATTTTTAGTGATGGCAGCCAACAGAACATGGTTGCTGGCGATGGTGTGCTGATGAGAGTAAACCTGTAAACCTGGGGATAAATAAAGCGACACCAGACAGCCCGTCCTAGACATTGCTCAAGCAGGGTGTAGTCCACATCGCCTCTCCAATCAATTCTCTCTCTTATTGCCGAAAGTTCTGCTGATGTAGGCTATTGGAGTGATGGGGTGGGGTGTTGGGGGAAATCTGGCGCGAAGATTCGGTTTGGGAGTTTTTGTGTTAGAAAAGCTACTGTTGAGGGAAAACTGAAAACAAGACCCTGTTTTGAAGACTTTGATTGTAATTCATCAGCCGAACGCTACAAATTACACAACAGAATTGGCAACGCATACATGAGTTCAATTCATAGTATTTGTGTACTATTTATTGACAAATAAGTACTTGTTGCTAAAATCTTTTAACAAGTCAGGGTAAGTTAAGTTAGTAATTTTTTAGAAATGAAATTGCGAAAAAGCAATCTAATTAGGGATTCTCATGCAAGATTTATCAAATATTGACTTATTTTATGCTTATTTAGACTTAGAAATTAATACTGAAAATAATATATACCGCATCGGATTGGTATCTCTGAACTTAACAAAAAATTTCTATCAAGAGAA
This window encodes:
- a CDS encoding GHMP kinase, producing the protein MRIFVPGRLCLFGEHTDWAGEYRSVNPLIEKGYTLIVGTNQGIYANVLPNSTELIIRASLNDGRSYEPLRLAMESNTLKSVAKEGGFFSYAAGTAYQLLTHYGVGGLEVDNYLTDLPIQKGLSSSAAFCVLIARSFNRLYDLKMTIRSEMEFAYKGERTTPSLCGRMDQACAYGNRPILMIFDGQKIDLLELKVSHDLFFVIVDLGGSKNTQEILRRLNQCYPLATNSIEQNVQKYFGSISSEITQAAVEAIQLGDAQLLGALMTKAQAEFDRYVVPACPEQLTAKKLHLLLHHEPLKPYIFGGKGVGSQGDGTAQLIVKNQESQRKAIEIIKHDFPQMQALQLTISRLPTPMIDLAEDKNQYGDVY
- a CDS encoding class I SAM-dependent methyltransferase translates to MDKNEKRILDSWQMNASLWAQAIRQQQIYSRAIATDAAILKAVSQLNPRTFLDIGCGEGWLSRQLFSLGIDGWGVDFCAALIDAARDSGDSRFVVCSYSDLASQRFSTISYFSCFICNFSIIGECALDEIAKAGHSLLESKGKIIIQTLHPIIACGDSTYSNAWRETSWQTVSDKPFHPTPWYFRTLESWINEFHALNYRLLNLYEPCDPKTNKPISIIFVFERE